From one Henningerozyma blattae CBS 6284 chromosome 1, complete genome genomic stretch:
- the PFY1 gene encoding profilin (similar to Saccharomyces cerevisiae PFY1 (YOR122C); ancestral locus Anc_5.439), with protein MSWQATGKVDKAVIYSRAGDSVWASSGGLQLGANEIAEIARGFDNPSGLQSNGLHVQSQKFMLLRADDRSIYGRHDAEGIVCVRTKQTIVIAHYPPTVQAGEATKIVEQLADYLIGVQY; from the exons aTGTCTTGGCAAG CTACCGGTAAAGTTGATAAAGCTGTTATATATTCTAGAGCAGGTGATTCTGTTTGGGCCAGTTCTGGTGGATTACAATTAGGTGCCAATGAAATTGCCGAAATTGCTCGTGGTTTCGACAATCCAAGTGGTTTGCAAAGCAATGGGTTGCATGTTCAATCTCAAAAATTTATGTTGTTGAGAGCCGATGATAGATCCATTTATGGTAGACATGATGCAGAAGGTATTGTTTGTGTAAGAACTAAACAAACAATTGTGATTGCACACTATCCACCTACTGTTCAAGCTGGTGAAGCTACCAAGATTGTTGAACAATTAGCTGATTACTTAATTGGTGTTCAATATTAG